A window of the Arachis duranensis cultivar V14167 chromosome 5, aradu.V14167.gnm2.J7QH, whole genome shotgun sequence genome harbors these coding sequences:
- the LOC107490887 gene encoding uncharacterized protein LOC107490887 produces MASDESFLVLVHHRGSIKKKTRSGVKFTDKDPLCIIMRPTTTYDALVSSVLEKLGLEGVKRVKKFFYRIPTAVLHDTVKFDCSTIGSDEDLQVMFLCRRQFSEVRTPELLAKLVDVVSSSGGSNRNANTIAAVAGSSSRPAVASSSVPVYEPPMQPVASPSFAVDLSANVGDEVRYGEHLPTEVHCPTPAGVGDGLFDDPDDDDVEPDMIADESGDDLRTTGPRRATGGSSSGTQQYPPHFFALDMDAMRQDENAVQASGFGARDTEGSAGMTEFQVGQQFQDKDEALLSVKTYSIHRGVQYKVVESDYRRYVGKCSEFGNGCTWLIRLSLRQRKGQLTSRHVCWPLGTCTGTTMLVPPTPNCSDPSPQAEQHMVAI; encoded by the coding sequence ATGGCTAGTGATGAGAGTTTCCTAGTGCTGGTACATCACAGAGGGTCGATTAAGAAAAAAACTCGGTCCGGCGTGAAGTTCACTGATAAGGATCCCCTATGTATTATCATGAGGCCAACAACCACCTACGATGCTCTTGTTAGCTCTGTGCTGGAGAAGCTTGGTCTCGAAGGAGTTAAAAGGGTTAAGAAGTTTTTCTATCGCATTCCAACAGCGGTGCTCCATGATACCGTGAAGTTTGATTGTTCCACGATCGGGAGTGATGAGGACTTGCAGGTTATGTTTCTTTGTCGTAGGCAGTTTTCTGAGGTAAGGACACCAGAGTTGTTGGCAAAGTTGGTTGATGTGGTATCTAGCTCGGGTGGTTCGAACCGGAATGCCAATACTATAGCCGCGGTTGCCGGTTCGAGCTCGAGACCTGCGGTTGCTTCATCCTCTGTTCCTGTGTATGAGCCACCGATGCAGCCTGTTGCCTCCCCTTCATTTGCCGTGGATCTGAGCGCCAATGTTGGAGACGAGGTTCGATATGGGGAACATCTTCCCACCGAAGTGCATTGTCCTACACCGGCTGGTGTTGGTGATGGTTTGTTTGATGATCCAGATGACGATGACGTCGAGCCGGATATGATCGCTGATGAAAGCGGCGATGATCTTAGAACTACTGGTCCGAGAAGGGCTACAGGTGGATCTAGTTCTGGCACACAGCAGTATCCACCCCATTTTTTCGCGTTGGACATGGATGCCATGCGGCAGGACGAAAATGCTGTGCAGGCCTCTGGATTTGGGGCTAGAGATACCGAGGGGTCTGCCGGTATGACCGAGTTCCAGGTTGGCCAACAATTTCAGGATAAAGATGAGGCGCTGTTGAGTGTGAAGACGTACAGCATCCACCGAGGGGTCCAGTACAAGGTCGTTGAGTCAGACTACCGCAGGTATGTGGGAAAGTGTTCTGAATTTgggaatgggtgcacatggCTGATTCGGTTGAGTCTCCGACAGCGGAAGGGCCAGCTAACTTCACGACATGTCTGTTGGCCACTCGGCACATGCACCGGTACAACCATGCTAGTGCCGCCGACCCCCAACTGTAGTGACCCATCTCCTCAAGCCGAGCAACATATGGTAGCCATCTGA